The Seriola aureovittata isolate HTS-2021-v1 ecotype China chromosome 3, ASM2101889v1, whole genome shotgun sequence genome includes a region encoding these proteins:
- the LOC130164871 gene encoding transcription factor Sp6-like — MAHPYEPWLRTAPPSGSSEDMNIPSWWDLHRDVQPGSWIDLQTGQGVGLPSVSPGSSMGLQPSLGPYGSDPQLCALPPAQHAPASHSSHLFPQDGFKMEPLAPEMLQQEPFSLEEPQETSVSARPKPQRRSSSRGAGQAVCRCPNCVHAEQLGQSTDDSRRKHMHNCHIPGCGKAYAKTSHLKAHLRWHSGDRPFVCNWLFCGKRFTRSDELQRHLQTHTGAKKFSCALCPRVFMRNDHLAKHMRTHESPPGHAEERVNGDGRMDKGFDATTPPQSSSNVSASDSAEPPLKLKCETDPSVSSVTGQSS, encoded by the coding sequence ATGGCCCACCCTTACGAGCCCTGGTTACGGACAGCACCACCTAGTGGCAGCTCAGAAGACATGAACATCCCCTCCTGGTGGGACCTCCACAGAGATGTCCAGCCGGGGAGCTGGATAGACCTGCAGACGGGTCAGGGTGTAGGCTTGCCTTCAGTGAGTCCAGGGAGCTCCATGGGGTTGCAGCCCTCTTTAGGGCCTTACGGCTCTGACCCACAGCTGTGCGCCCTGCCTCCAGCTCAACATGCTCCAGCTTCACATTCATCTCACCTGTTCCCCCAGGACGGCTTCAAGATGGAGCCACTGGCCCCTGAAATGTTGCAGCAAGAACCGTTCTCCCTGGAGGAACCACAGGAGACCTCTGTCTCAGCCCGGCCCAAGCCCCAGCGCCGCTCCTCTTCCAGAGGTGCCGGCCAGGCCGTGTGTCGCTGCCCTAACTGCGTCCACGCTGAACAGCTGGGCCAGAGCACTGACGACAGCAGGAGGAAGCACATGCACAACTGCCACATCCCCGGCTGCGGCAAAGCCTATGCTAAAACCTCCCATTTGAAGGCGCACCTACGATGGCACAGCGGGGACCGGCCGTTTGTCTGCAACTGGCTCTTCTGTGGCAAGAGATTCACGCGCTCTGATGAACTGCAACGCCACCTGCAGACGCACACCGGAGCCAAGAAGTTCAGCTGCGCACTATGCCCCAGAGTCTTTATGCGGAACGACCACCTGGCCAagcacatgcgcacacacgaGTCCCCGCCAGGACATGCCGAGGAGAGGGTCAACGGAGACGGCAGGATGGACAAGGGCTTCGATGCAACCACACCTCCTCAGTCGTCCTCAAACGTGTCTGCGTCTGACAGCGCAGAGCCGCCGCTGAAGCTGAAATGTGAGACAGACCCCTCAGTCTCCAGTGTGACGGGGCAGTCCAGCTAA
- the scrn2 gene encoding secernin-2 isoform X1 yields MREESDNKSNVAVGFVKITVSKVPCTRLPPNPCVKGMGSAPAGSDFLQKAGMAEAPMSCDCFVSLPPGSRDDHVIFGKNSDRPQNEVQEVAHYPAESHPPGSMLECTYIQIPQVEQTHAVILSKPAWMWGAEMGANDQGVCIGNEAVWTREPVVPGEALLGMDLVRLGLERGDSAWAALTVITGLLEQHGQGGQCKEDPESFSYHNTFLLVDRNEAWVLETAGKLWVAQKVTEGVKNISNQLTIGTEISAEHPELRSTAQAQGWWDGEREFNFSEVFSPENPPARMELAKRRYKGGTELLQQHDGSVTAEVMMSILRDKPSGICMNSGGFCTTGSMVSVLPRDSSLPCIHFFTATPDPSRSIFKPFIFSDCSTPVLRVVSPQFGPDDPVRQQPRFQSQVDRRHDLYKAHQVALNTMETNPDEGLAVYEILRDLESQCLSEISAMLSGEIPGDELGDLFFDCVDTEIKFYQ; encoded by the exons ATGCGGGAGGAGAGCGATAATAAGAGCAACGTGGCGGTCGGATTTGTGAAGATTACAGTCAGTAAAGTGCCCTGCACAAGACTGCCTCCTAATCCCTGTGTGAAAGGGATGGGCAGTGCACCGGCTGGATCTGACTTTCTGCAAAAAGCTGG GATGGCAGAGGCTCCGATGTcatgtgattgttttgtttccttgcccCCCGGCTCTCGCGATGACCATGTGATTTTTGGGAAGAACTCTGACCGTCCCCAGAATGAGGTGCAGGAGGTGGCCCACTACCCTGCAGAATCTCACCCTCCAGGCTCCATGCTGGAG tgCACATACATCCAGATCCCTCAGGTGGAGCAGACTCATGCTGTCATCCTCAGCAAACCTGCCTGGATGTGGGGCGCAGAAATGGGAGCCAACGACCAGGGGGTCTGTATTGGGAATGAGGCAGTGTGGACCAGAGAGCCCGTCGTCCCCGGAGAGGCTCTGCTGGGTATGGACCTGGTCCG ACTGGGGCTGGAGCGTGGAGACAGCGCCTGGGCAGCGCTGACAGTGATCACCGGCCTGCTGGAGCAGCACGGCCAGGGCGGACAGTGCAAGGAGGATCCGGAGTCCTTCAGCTACCACAACACCTTCCTCCTGGTGGACCGCAACGAGGCATGGGTCCTGGAAACTGCTGGGAAGCTGTGGGTGGCACAGAAGGTCACAG AGGGTGTGAAGAACATCTCCAACCAGCTGACCATTGGCACTGAGATCTCCGCAGAGCACCCAGAGCTGCGGAGCACGGCCCAAGCTCAGGGCTGGTGGGACGGTGAAAGAGAGTTCAATTTCTCTGAGGTGTTCAGCCCTGAGAACCCACCTGCTCGGATGGAGCTGGCCAAACGGCGCTACAAGGGAGGCACAGAGCTGCTCCAGCAACATGACG GCTCAGTGACGGCAGAGGTGATGATGTCCATTCTGAGGGACAAGCCCAGTGGCATCTGCATGAATTCTGGTGGTTTCTGCACTACAGGCAGCATGGTGTCTGTTCTGCCCAGAGACTCCAGCCTGCCCTGCATCCACTTCTTCACTGCCACCCCAGACCCCTCCAG GTCTATATTCAAGCCTTTTATCTTCTCGGACTGTTCTACTCCAGTGCTGAGGGTGGTCTCCCCACAGTTTGGCCCAGATGACCCTGTCAGGCAGCAGCCTCGCTTTCAGAGCCAGGTGGACCGCAGACACGACCTCTACAAGGCTCACCAGGTGGCGCTCAACACCATGGAGACCAACCCG gatGAGGGCTTGGCTGTCTATGAGATTCTGAGGGACCTGGAGTCGCAGTGTCTGAGTGAGATTTCAGCCATGCTGAGTGGAGAGATACCAGGAGACGAACTGGGGGACTTGTTTTTTGATTGCGTGGATACAGAGATTAAGTTCTACCAGTGA
- the scrn2 gene encoding secernin-2 isoform X2 produces the protein MAEAPMSCDCFVSLPPGSRDDHVIFGKNSDRPQNEVQEVAHYPAESHPPGSMLECTYIQIPQVEQTHAVILSKPAWMWGAEMGANDQGVCIGNEAVWTREPVVPGEALLGMDLVRLGLERGDSAWAALTVITGLLEQHGQGGQCKEDPESFSYHNTFLLVDRNEAWVLETAGKLWVAQKVTEGVKNISNQLTIGTEISAEHPELRSTAQAQGWWDGEREFNFSEVFSPENPPARMELAKRRYKGGTELLQQHDGSVTAEVMMSILRDKPSGICMNSGGFCTTGSMVSVLPRDSSLPCIHFFTATPDPSRSIFKPFIFSDCSTPVLRVVSPQFGPDDPVRQQPRFQSQVDRRHDLYKAHQVALNTMETNPDEGLAVYEILRDLESQCLSEISAMLSGEIPGDELGDLFFDCVDTEIKFYQ, from the exons ATGGCAGAGGCTCCGATGTcatgtgattgttttgtttccttgcccCCCGGCTCTCGCGATGACCATGTGATTTTTGGGAAGAACTCTGACCGTCCCCAGAATGAGGTGCAGGAGGTGGCCCACTACCCTGCAGAATCTCACCCTCCAGGCTCCATGCTGGAG tgCACATACATCCAGATCCCTCAGGTGGAGCAGACTCATGCTGTCATCCTCAGCAAACCTGCCTGGATGTGGGGCGCAGAAATGGGAGCCAACGACCAGGGGGTCTGTATTGGGAATGAGGCAGTGTGGACCAGAGAGCCCGTCGTCCCCGGAGAGGCTCTGCTGGGTATGGACCTGGTCCG ACTGGGGCTGGAGCGTGGAGACAGCGCCTGGGCAGCGCTGACAGTGATCACCGGCCTGCTGGAGCAGCACGGCCAGGGCGGACAGTGCAAGGAGGATCCGGAGTCCTTCAGCTACCACAACACCTTCCTCCTGGTGGACCGCAACGAGGCATGGGTCCTGGAAACTGCTGGGAAGCTGTGGGTGGCACAGAAGGTCACAG AGGGTGTGAAGAACATCTCCAACCAGCTGACCATTGGCACTGAGATCTCCGCAGAGCACCCAGAGCTGCGGAGCACGGCCCAAGCTCAGGGCTGGTGGGACGGTGAAAGAGAGTTCAATTTCTCTGAGGTGTTCAGCCCTGAGAACCCACCTGCTCGGATGGAGCTGGCCAAACGGCGCTACAAGGGAGGCACAGAGCTGCTCCAGCAACATGACG GCTCAGTGACGGCAGAGGTGATGATGTCCATTCTGAGGGACAAGCCCAGTGGCATCTGCATGAATTCTGGTGGTTTCTGCACTACAGGCAGCATGGTGTCTGTTCTGCCCAGAGACTCCAGCCTGCCCTGCATCCACTTCTTCACTGCCACCCCAGACCCCTCCAG GTCTATATTCAAGCCTTTTATCTTCTCGGACTGTTCTACTCCAGTGCTGAGGGTGGTCTCCCCACAGTTTGGCCCAGATGACCCTGTCAGGCAGCAGCCTCGCTTTCAGAGCCAGGTGGACCGCAGACACGACCTCTACAAGGCTCACCAGGTGGCGCTCAACACCATGGAGACCAACCCG gatGAGGGCTTGGCTGTCTATGAGATTCTGAGGGACCTGGAGTCGCAGTGTCTGAGTGAGATTTCAGCCATGCTGAGTGGAGAGATACCAGGAGACGAACTGGGGGACTTGTTTTTTGATTGCGTGGATACAGAGATTAAGTTCTACCAGTGA